A genomic window from Alphaproteobacteria bacterium includes:
- a CDS encoding proline--tRNA ligase produces the protein MRLSQYFLPTLKETPSEAQIVSHRYMLRAGMIKQASAGIYSWLPLGFRVLKKIEQIVREEQDAAGAIEMLMPTIQSADLWKQSGRYEAYGAEMLRITDRHDREMLYGPTNEEQLTEIFRDLVKTYKNAGKILYHIQWKFRDEVRPRFGLMRGREFLMKDSYSFDLDYASARHSYNKMFISYLRTFARLGMKAIPMRAATGPIGGDLSHEFIILAETGESEVFLDKKLLDKDPLTSGVNYDADLSAQVESWTSLYAATDEKHDPGNCPVTPADLIKSRGIEVGHIFYFGTKYSLPMKAIVDGPNGKPVVLEMGSYGIGVSRLVAAIIEASHDKDGIIWPESVAPFKVGLLNLKQGDAACDAMANKLAALFESANIEYLYDDRDERAGSKLADMDLIGLPWQVIVGPRSVGSGMVELKNRRTGQRQEILPEQALAKLV, from the coding sequence ATGCGTCTATCTCAATATTTTCTGCCCACCTTAAAAGAAACCCCGTCCGAGGCACAGATTGTCAGCCATCGTTATATGCTGCGCGCCGGGATGATCAAACAAGCCAGCGCCGGAATTTATTCCTGGCTGCCGCTGGGTTTCCGTGTTTTGAAAAAAATCGAACAAATCGTGCGCGAGGAACAAGACGCTGCCGGCGCGATTGAAATGTTGATGCCGACGATTCAATCCGCCGATTTGTGGAAACAATCCGGCCGGTATGAAGCCTATGGTGCGGAAATGTTGCGCATCACCGACCGGCATGATCGCGAAATGCTGTACGGTCCAACCAACGAAGAACAATTGACCGAAATTTTCCGCGATCTGGTTAAAACATACAAAAACGCCGGAAAAATTCTGTATCACATCCAATGGAAATTCCGCGACGAAGTTCGTCCGCGTTTCGGTTTAATGCGCGGCCGCGAATTTTTGATGAAGGATTCTTATTCGTTCGATCTGGATTACGCATCCGCGCGCCATTCGTACAATAAAATGTTTATCTCGTACCTGCGCACCTTCGCGCGGTTGGGCATGAAGGCGATTCCGATGCGCGCGGCAACCGGCCCAATTGGCGGCGATTTAAGCCACGAATTCATTATTCTTGCCGAAACCGGCGAATCCGAAGTTTTCCTCGATAAGAAACTGCTGGATAAAGATCCATTGACCAGCGGTGTCAATTACGATGCGGATTTAAGCGCCCAGGTGGAAAGCTGGACATCGCTGTATGCCGCGACGGATGAAAAACATGATCCGGGCAATTGTCCCGTAACGCCGGCCGATTTGATCAAATCGCGCGGCATCGAAGTCGGCCATATATTTTATTTCGGCACCAAATATTCCCTGCCCATGAAGGCTATCGTCGATGGCCCGAACGGCAAACCCGTGGTTCTGGAAATGGGATCGTATGGTATTGGCGTATCGCGCCTGGTGGCGGCGATTATCGAAGCCAGCCACGACAAAGACGGGATTATCTGGCCGGAATCGGTCGCTCCGTTCAAAGTCGGCTTGTTGAATTTGAAACAGGGCGATGCGGCGTGCGATGCGATGGCGAATAAATTGGCCGCTTTGTTTGAATCGGCCAATATCGAATATTTATACGATGACCGCGATGAACGCGCCGGATCGAAATTGGCGGATATGGATCTGATCGGACTGCCATGGCAAGTCATTGTCGGCCCGCGCAGCGTGGGATCGGGCATGGTGGAATTGAAAAACCGCCGCACCGGCCAGCGCCAGGAAATCTTGCCGGAACAAGCCTTGGCGAAATTGGTTTAA
- a CDS encoding alanyl-tRNA editing protein — protein MTQLLYLEDSYIFSGAGTVTETGEDERGTYVTLDQTVLYPQGGGQPADQGELIWDGNIAAVKFVGFVDGHVRHYFDRNQLPPTGTKVEIRVNELLRRRNCRGHTAGHLVAHVAESLFPRIIATKGYHFADDPHVECANVEPPSDENAIARINEQLAKCINDNMPVTSMILSFDELRQMCPHVPANLPKDKPLRAVQIGDFPPVPCGGTHVKSLSELGPVTVAKIKGKKGNTKISYSFE, from the coding sequence ATGACCCAATTATTATACCTTGAAGATTCTTATATTTTTTCTGGAGCCGGCACGGTGACCGAGACCGGCGAAGATGAGCGCGGTACGTATGTGACTCTGGATCAAACCGTCTTATACCCCCAAGGAGGTGGCCAGCCCGCCGACCAAGGCGAATTGATTTGGGATGGTAATATCGCGGCCGTTAAATTTGTGGGATTTGTAGACGGACATGTGCGGCATTACTTCGATAGAAATCAATTGCCGCCAACAGGAACCAAGGTTGAAATTCGGGTGAATGAGTTGCTACGCCGCCGCAATTGCCGCGGACACACGGCGGGGCATTTGGTCGCACATGTAGCCGAATCCTTATTTCCGCGAATCATCGCCACCAAAGGCTATCATTTTGCCGATGACCCGCATGTGGAATGCGCCAATGTAGAACCGCCATCTGATGAAAATGCGATTGCCAGGATTAACGAGCAGCTCGCCAAATGCATCAACGACAATATGCCGGTAACATCAATGATCTTATCGTTCGATGAATTGCGGCAAATGTGTCCGCATGTGCCTGCCAATCTGCCCAAAGATAAACCGCTGCGCGCGGTGCAAATCGGCGATTTCCCACCGGTTCCGTGCGGCGGCACGCATGTAAAATCCCTATCGGAATTGGGTCCCGTAACAGTTGCCAAAATTAAAGGCAAAAAAGGCAATACCAAAATCAGCTATTCTTTTGAATAA
- a CDS encoding lipoprotein-releasing ABC transporter permease subunit, whose protein sequence is MFPAFERLIAFRYLRPSRSDRFVSVITGFSFLGIMLGVATLIVVMAVMNGFRQELYSKILGLNPHISIYHQTDQGTAPLQDYEKLLKQIQTMDHVDSAYPVVEGQAMLSFRGKSQGIMVRGDDPADFLTRPIFSHSTQGNIADLEAEGTIMIGQKLARRLGIKIDDKISLLSPKGQVTVFGTMPKLQSFTVVAIFNIGMYEFDNGLVYLSLKNAQDFFGYGIGVSAIEITTNDPFNLNPVKTAIFPILPDDAQMTDWQRAHASFFNAIEVERNVMFLILTLIIVVAAFNIISGLVMLVKDKGSSIAVLRTMGASRMSIMRIFFLSGVSIGVVGTICGLILGIAFADNIESIRQFFESLSGTNLFNEEIYFLSKLPAEIDWSEVISVTAMSLGLSILATLYPSWRAARLDPVEALRYE, encoded by the coding sequence ATGTTCCCAGCCTTTGAACGCCTTATCGCATTTCGTTATTTACGGCCCAGCCGGTCGGACCGGTTTGTGTCGGTCATCACCGGGTTTTCTTTTCTTGGCATCATGCTGGGCGTTGCGACGTTAATCGTCGTGATGGCGGTGATGAATGGATTCCGCCAGGAATTATATTCCAAAATTCTCGGCCTCAATCCCCATATTTCTATCTATCATCAAACCGATCAGGGCACCGCGCCGCTGCAAGATTATGAAAAGTTGCTGAAACAAATTCAGACCATGGATCATGTCGATTCCGCCTATCCAGTCGTGGAAGGCCAGGCGATGTTATCGTTCCGCGGCAAAAGCCAGGGAATTATGGTGCGCGGCGATGATCCGGCCGATTTTCTAACCCGCCCGATTTTCAGCCATTCGACCCAAGGCAATATCGCGGATTTAGAGGCCGAAGGCACGATCATGATCGGCCAAAAACTGGCGCGGCGACTGGGTATTAAAATAGACGACAAAATCAGCTTGCTGTCTCCAAAGGGGCAAGTGACCGTATTCGGCACCATGCCAAAACTGCAAAGCTTTACGGTAGTGGCGATATTCAATATCGGCATGTATGAATTCGATAATGGGTTAGTGTATCTGTCGCTGAAAAACGCGCAGGATTTTTTCGGTTATGGCATCGGCGTCAGCGCGATTGAAATTACCACCAACGATCCGTTCAATTTAAATCCTGTTAAGACGGCAATATTCCCGATTCTGCCGGATGATGCGCAAATGACCGATTGGCAACGCGCCCATGCCTCGTTCTTCAACGCGATCGAAGTCGAACGCAATGTCATGTTTTTGATTTTAACTTTAATTATCGTCGTTGCCGCGTTTAACATTATTTCCGGCCTGGTGATGCTGGTAAAGGACAAAGGATCGTCGATTGCGGTGCTGCGCACCATGGGCGCCAGCCGCATGTCGATTATGCGGATTTTCTTTTTATCCGGCGTCAGTATCGGTGTTGTCGGCACGATTTGCGGCCTGATTCTGGGTATTGCCTTTGCCGATAATATCGAATCGATCCGCCAGTTTTTCGAAAGCCTGTCGGGCACTAACCTGTTTAACGAAGAAATTTATTTCTTATCGAAATTGCCGGCCGAAATCGATTGGTCCGAAGTGATATCGGTAACCGCAATGTCGCTAGGATTGTCGATTCTTGCCACGCTTTATCCATCCTGGCGCGCGGCGCGATTGGACCCGGTCGAGGCGTTGCGATATGAATAA
- a CDS encoding ABC transporter ATP-binding protein, producing the protein MLKLIDIHHSYRQGDQSLEILRGASLHVKRGEMVALVAPSGTGKSTLLHIAGLLESPTSGEIMIDNASCANLSDRKRSAMRAEKIGFVYQFHHLLPEFSAIENIMLPQMIAGISSPMAKQRAAILLDRVGLGARAAHRPMQLSGGEQQRVAILRALANDPKILLADEPTGNLDIATGDLVFDMMRGFVQNGNMAALIVTHNLDLAKKMDRIYTIRQGRVELMEAPSLKVYSQAPA; encoded by the coding sequence ATGCTGAAACTCATCGACATTCATCATTCCTACCGCCAAGGCGATCAAAGCCTTGAAATTCTGCGTGGCGCCAGTTTGCATGTGAAACGCGGGGAAATGGTTGCGCTGGTGGCGCCAAGTGGCACGGGTAAATCGACCTTGCTGCATATCGCCGGATTGTTGGAATCCCCGACCAGTGGCGAGATTATGATCGATAATGCTTCTTGCGCGAATTTATCGGACCGCAAGCGGTCGGCGATGCGCGCCGAGAAAATCGGGTTCGTTTATCAATTCCATCATTTGCTGCCGGAATTCAGCGCGATTGAAAATATTATGCTGCCGCAAATGATTGCGGGAATATCTTCGCCTATGGCTAAACAACGTGCCGCTATTTTATTGGACCGGGTGGGGCTTGGCGCGCGCGCCGCGCACCGGCCGATGCAATTGTCGGGCGGCGAGCAACAGCGCGTTGCTATTTTGCGTGCGCTGGCCAATGATCCAAAAATTCTGCTGGCGGACGAACCGACTGGCAATTTGGATATCGCCACCGGCGATCTGGTGTTCGATATGATGCGTGGCTTTGTGCAGAACGGCAATATGGCGGCGTTGATCGTCACGCATAATCTGGATCTGGCCAAGAAAATGGACCGGATTTACACGATTCGCCAAGGCCGCGTAGAACTTATGGAAGCTCCATCATTAAAAGTTTACTCGCAAGCGCCAGCATAG
- a CDS encoding amino acid transporter encodes MYFNAFTQGFTLLLTLIVAIGPQNLFVLKHGITKRHVGFTSMVTGLCDSVVLAIGGLGAGYIFASHEWLKTAILWAGIVFLYTYSLRCFYKAWRPGEIRVDLSAPAENEKRWPIFLAAAGFTFLNPQALLDLFVIIGGVAAQYPLPERYIFVLGSIAGSNLWFLCLGYAGKIMSKLFVSRRAWQILDMLIGLTMLALASKLLMMELP; translated from the coding sequence ATGTATTTCAACGCCTTTACGCAGGGTTTCACCCTGCTTTTAACGCTTATTGTCGCGATCGGACCACAAAATCTGTTTGTTTTAAAACATGGGATTACCAAGCGGCATGTCGGTTTTACCAGTATGGTCACAGGATTGTGCGACAGTGTGGTGCTAGCCATTGGTGGGCTTGGCGCCGGATATATTTTCGCCAGCCATGAATGGCTAAAAACCGCGATTTTATGGGCGGGAATAGTATTTTTATATACCTATAGCCTACGTTGTTTTTACAAAGCCTGGCGGCCGGGTGAAATTCGCGTCGATTTAAGCGCGCCAGCGGAAAATGAAAAACGCTGGCCGATTTTCTTGGCCGCCGCTGGATTTACGTTCTTAAATCCGCAAGCCTTGCTGGATCTATTCGTTATTATTGGCGGCGTTGCCGCGCAATATCCCTTGCCGGAACGTTACATTTTTGTATTGGGCAGTATCGCGGGCAGCAATCTATGGTTCTTATGCCTGGGTTATGCTGGAAAAATCATGTCCAAACTGTTTGTCAGCCGCCGTGCGTGGCAGATTTTGGATATGCTGATTGGCCTGACTATGCTGGCGCTTGCGAGTAAACTTTTAATGATGGAGCTTCCATAA
- a CDS encoding DNA polymerase III subunit alpha, whose translation MAEADNKGFIHLRNHTAYSLSEGALKIDYLAELCKKQNMPAVAIADTNNLFGAIEFADAAVKAGVQPIFGSQFSLAREEKGGKQFGLVEYDQIVLIAQNEAGYMNLLALQALAYEQVAAGKAAHITIDQILSHNAGLICLSGGAKGAPARHIRANQPDKAIEFCRTILNAFGNRFYIEIQRHNLAEENSCETALINLAYQLNIPLVATNECYFATPDMYEAHDALLCIAEGKVVGDPDRRKVTPDHYFKSAAEMRAMFADLPEACDNTIHIAKRCSFILKGRNPLLPHFEGENDEEESDILRRKAREGLTVRMQSANIAGDALKPYQDRLEFELDVIVKMGFAGYFLIVADFIQWSKANGIPVGPGRGSGAGSVVAWALTITDLDPLRWGLLFERFLNPERVSMPDFDIDFCQDRRDEVIRYVQTRYGNDKVAQIITFGKLQARAVVRDVGRVLAMAYGHVDKICKMIPNNPAAPVTLQQAVDGEPLIQQMIKDDEAVSRLIKIALKLEGLYRHASTHAAGVVIGDRPLQQLVPMYRDPRSDIPVTQFSMKYVEKAGLVKFDFLGLKTLTVIQSTVALLKQQGIDINIDTIPLDDRKTYDMLGQGEATGVFQLESSGMREVLKKLKPDRFEDITAIVALYRPGPMDNIPKFIACKQGIEKPDYLHPKLETILRETYGVIVYQEQVMQIAQILSGYTLGNADLLRRAMGKKIQAEMDAQRESFVAGAVNTNGLKPDYANHIFDLVDKFAGYGFNKSHAAAYALISYQTAYLKANFPAQFMAAQMTLEMGDTDKLSEFREELKRLKIELLSPDINKSMPKFAVENGAVRYALAALKGVGLEAMKALCAERADKGEYKNLDDFIRRMDSRILNKRQLESLINAGAFDSLHANRAELSLNLEAILRQAQANRAEQESNQNNLFAGGGGAEDKFKLQKSPNWNMLERLQKEFSAIGYYLTAHPLDSYTALLRRLHVTSALEIPTKVMEKRTGKLTLAGVMLSKKERRSAKGNKYAFVEFTDASGSFELTFFSEILSSSRELLESGKPLLLTADYQMDGETSRMTAQSVRDLASVAAEHKGNMNIIVSMPEAIEPLAQNLNSYKQSLNGKGGRSGKQLKLFLHLPLHEIEIDLPGYPIPVGPAAADISAIAGVRVEEV comes from the coding sequence ATGGCAGAGGCAGATAATAAAGGGTTTATCCATCTTCGCAATCACACCGCGTATTCGTTATCCGAAGGCGCGTTGAAGATCGATTATTTGGCGGAACTTTGCAAAAAACAAAATATGCCGGCGGTGGCGATTGCCGATACCAATAATCTGTTCGGCGCGATCGAATTTGCCGATGCCGCGGTCAAGGCCGGCGTACAGCCGATTTTTGGCAGCCAGTTTTCCCTGGCGCGGGAGGAAAAAGGCGGCAAGCAATTTGGCCTCGTCGAATACGATCAAATCGTGCTGATCGCGCAAAATGAAGCCGGTTATATGAATTTATTGGCGTTGCAAGCGCTGGCATACGAACAAGTAGCCGCTGGCAAAGCGGCGCATATCACCATCGATCAAATTTTAAGCCATAATGCCGGATTGATTTGCCTTTCCGGCGGGGCGAAGGGCGCGCCGGCGCGCCATATCCGCGCCAATCAACCGGACAAAGCGATTGAGTTCTGCAGGACGATTTTAAATGCCTTCGGCAACCGGTTTTATATTGAAATTCAGCGGCATAATTTAGCGGAAGAAAATTCCTGCGAAACCGCGCTGATCAATTTGGCCTATCAGTTGAATATTCCATTGGTTGCGACCAATGAATGTTATTTCGCAACCCCTGACATGTACGAAGCGCATGATGCATTGTTATGTATCGCCGAAGGCAAAGTGGTCGGCGATCCGGACCGGCGCAAAGTAACACCGGATCATTATTTTAAATCGGCCGCTGAAATGCGCGCTATGTTTGCCGACTTGCCGGAAGCCTGCGATAACACCATCCATATCGCCAAACGTTGTAGCTTTATTTTAAAAGGCCGCAATCCGTTATTGCCGCATTTCGAAGGCGAAAATGACGAGGAAGAGTCGGACATTTTACGCCGCAAAGCGCGCGAAGGCCTTACCGTGCGGATGCAATCCGCCAATATTGCCGGCGATGCCCTGAAACCATATCAAGACCGGCTGGAATTCGAGCTGGATGTTATTGTTAAAATGGGTTTCGCGGGATATTTTCTGATCGTTGCCGATTTTATTCAATGGTCCAAGGCGAATGGAATTCCGGTAGGTCCTGGCAGGGGTTCCGGCGCCGGATCGGTGGTAGCCTGGGCGTTAACGATTACGGATTTAGATCCCTTGCGCTGGGGCTTGCTGTTCGAGCGATTTCTGAATCCGGAACGGGTATCGATGCCCGACTTCGATATCGATTTTTGCCAAGACCGCCGCGACGAAGTGATCCGGTATGTGCAAACACGTTATGGCAACGACAAAGTCGCGCAAATCATCACCTTTGGTAAATTGCAGGCCCGTGCGGTGGTACGCGACGTTGGCCGCGTGCTGGCGATGGCCTATGGCCATGTCGATAAAATCTGTAAAATGATTCCGAATAATCCCGCCGCGCCAGTGACCTTGCAACAGGCGGTGGATGGCGAACCGTTGATCCAGCAAATGATCAAGGATGACGAGGCTGTTTCCCGTCTGATCAAAATCGCGCTGAAATTAGAGGGTCTATATCGTCACGCATCCACCCATGCGGCGGGCGTTGTGATCGGCGACCGGCCATTGCAACAATTGGTACCGATGTACCGCGATCCGCGGTCCGACATTCCGGTGACGCAATTTTCGATGAAATACGTCGAAAAGGCGGGTCTGGTAAAATTCGACTTTTTGGGTTTGAAAACCCTGACTGTCATTCAAAGCACTGTCGCATTGTTAAAACAACAAGGCATCGATATCAATATCGACACGATCCCGTTGGATGACCGCAAAACTTACGATATGTTGGGGCAGGGCGAGGCGACCGGCGTGTTCCAGCTGGAAAGTTCCGGCATGCGCGAGGTTTTGAAAAAACTGAAACCCGACCGGTTCGAGGATATCACCGCTATCGTGGCGCTGTATCGTCCGGGTCCGATGGACAATATTCCGAAATTCATCGCCTGTAAGCAAGGCATCGAAAAGCCGGATTACCTGCATCCAAAACTGGAAACGATTTTGCGTGAAACCTATGGCGTTATCGTTTACCAGGAACAGGTTATGCAAATCGCGCAAATTCTATCCGGCTATACGCTGGGCAATGCCGATTTGCTGCGCCGCGCGATGGGCAAAAAAATCCAGGCGGAGATGGATGCGCAGCGCGAAAGTTTCGTGGCCGGCGCGGTCAACACCAACGGATTGAAGCCCGACTACGCCAATCATATTTTTGATCTCGTGGATAAATTCGCCGGGTATGGTTTTAACAAATCGCACGCCGCCGCCTATGCGTTAATTTCTTATCAGACAGCCTATTTAAAGGCGAATTTCCCGGCGCAATTCATGGCCGCGCAAATGACGCTGGAAATGGGAGATACCGACAAATTGTCGGAATTCCGCGAAGAATTAAAACGCCTTAAAATTGAATTGCTGTCGCCGGATATCAATAAATCCATGCCTAAATTCGCGGTGGAAAATGGCGCGGTGCGATATGCACTGGCGGCGTTAAAAGGCGTTGGGTTAGAGGCGATGAAGGCGTTGTGCGCCGAACGGGCGGATAAGGGCGAGTATAAAAATCTCGACGATTTCATCCGCAGGATGGATTCGCGCATTTTGAACAAACGCCAATTGGAATCTTTGATCAATGCAGGCGCGTTTGATTCTTTGCATGCAAACCGCGCGGAATTATCCCTGAATTTAGAGGCGATATTGCGCCAGGCCCAGGCCAATCGCGCCGAACAAGAAAGCAACCAAAATAATTTATTTGCCGGGGGCGGCGGGGCCGAAGACAAATTCAAACTGCAAAAATCGCCGAACTGGAACATGCTGGAACGGTTGCAAAAAGAATTTTCAGCGATTGGATATTATTTAACCGCGCATCCGCTGGATTCTTATACCGCGCTGCTGCGCCGCTTGCATGTGACCTCGGCATTGGAAATTCCAACTAAAGTTATGGAAAAACGCACTGGCAAATTGACGCTGGCTGGCGTGATGCTGTCGAAAAAAGAACGCAGGTCGGCCAAGGGCAATAAATACGCGTTTGTTGAATTCACCGACGCGTCGGGATCGTTTGAATTGACATTTTTCAGCGAGATCCTATCGTCGTCGCGCGAATTGCTTGAATCCGGCAAGCCATTGTTGCTGACGGCGGATTATCAGATGGATGGCGAAACATCGCGCATGACCGCGCAATCGGTGCGGGATTTGGCGTCGGTCGCGGCGGAACATAAAGGCAATATGAATATTATAGTCAGTATGCCCGAAGCCATCGAGCCGTTGGCGCAGAATTTAAATTCTTACAAACAATCTTTGAATGGCAAGGGCGGTCGTTCTGGCAAGCAATTGAAACTATTTTTGCATTTGCCATTGCATGAAATCGAAATCGATTTGCCGGGATACCCAATTCCCGTCGGTCCGGCGGCGGCCGATATTTCGGCCATCGCCGGTGTGCGGGTGGAAGAGGTCTAA